A single genomic interval of Coccidioides posadasii str. Silveira chromosome 1, complete sequence harbors:
- a CDS encoding uncharacterized protein (EggNog:ENOG410PPDT~COG:T), with amino-acid sequence MAFMLLSQTLRRCLSVCFSLKNWIEIALISPLSRLIHWPTCHDIEAGPQYDYEANETGRGKVETISRDAQGQFISGGLTGIVELLDDGTVLKSPFPDAEMENHILDIAKEASIYHRVGPHERLVRILGHSRDGLILEYMKNGDLKTYIQARSSIPMSLKLKWAYQIAQAVSLLHSNGIIHCDIKPRNFLLDATLNIKIIDFSGSSLDGSKPASGEGTRFYLPRHWRDPPTVATDLFALGSTLYEVFQETSPYEEIPSDQVEVLFKRKEFPNVSAIPCGKIIKQCWLSQVASAEHVQAFIRDIIRSKLNADCIPHLDGLDIAQGMLIDQVGYP; translated from the exons ATGGCTTTTATGCTCTTGTCGCAGACACTGCGGCGATGCCTGTCAGTATGTTTTAGTCTCAAGAACTGGATAGAGATTGCGTTGATTTCTCCTTTGTCACGCCTGATCCACTGGCCCACTTGTCACGATATTGAAGCG GGACCTCAATACGATTACGAAGCAAATGAAACTGGACGCGGAAAGGTTGAAACCATTAGCAGGGATGCTCAAGGACAATTTATCTCTGGTGGGCTAACTGGGATTGTGGAACTCCTTGATGATGGTACCGTCCTCAAATCGCCATTTCCTGACGCTGAAATGGAAAACCACATCCTGGACATTGCCAAAGAAGCCAGTATCTATCATCGCGTTGGCCCACATGAAAGGCTGGTACGGATATTGGGTCACTCCAGGGATGGCCTTATTCTTGAGTACATGAAAAACGGCGATCTCAAAACATATATTCAAGCTCGAAGCTCGATTCCGATGAGCCTGAAGTTGAAGTGGGCATACCAAATTGCGCAAGCTGTCTCTCTCCTGCATAGTAACGGCATAATCCACTGCGACATCAAACCACGAAATTTCCTCTTGGACGCGACTCTCAATATCAAAATTATTGACTTTTCTGGCTCTTCGCTAGACGGATCTAAACCGGCCTCTGGTGAGGGAACTCGATTCTATCTCCCACGACATTGGAGAGACCCGCCTACAGTGGCTACGGATCTGTTTGCACTCGGGTCGACTCTTTATGAGGTCTTTCAAGAAACCAGCCCCTACGAAGAGATCCCTAGCGATCAAGTGGAAGTACTTTTCAAAAGAAAGGAGTTTCCCAATGTTTCTGCTATTCCATGCGGCAAGATCATCAAGCAGTGTTGGTTGTCCCAAGTCGCTTCAGCCGAACATGTGCAGGCTTTCATCCGAGATATAATTCGCAGCAAGCTCAACGCCGACTGTATCCCTCATCTCGATGGTTTGGACATTGCTCAGGGTATGTTGATTGACCAAGTGGGATATCCTTAG